In Cyanobacteria bacterium GSL.Bin1, one DNA window encodes the following:
- a CDS encoding MbtH family NRPS accessory protein: MMGDNQEDNTIYKVVVNHEEQYSIWPVRWDNPLGWNDVGKSGSKQECLDYIKEVWTDMRPLSLRQKMEETVVNS, translated from the coding sequence ATGATGGGAGACAATCAAGAAGATAACACTATCTATAAAGTTGTGGTCAATCACGAGGAACAATATTCTATCTGGCCAGTTCGTTGGGACAACCCGCTCGGTTGGAATGATGTGGGTAAAAGTGGTTCTAAACAAGAATGCTTAGACTATATCAAGGAAGTTTGGACGGACATGCGACCGCTCAGTTTAAGGCAAAAAATGGAGGAAACTGTTGTTAATTCCTAA